The genome window ttctgttttctTCCGTTGTTTCAGCATGTTCCACGTGAAGAGAGATCATGTAGCTCTTTCTTGCATCCAATTTCCTTTGACTCTTCTGTGATACATTTCAGCCTATCAGCGAGTGTATTCCATCTAGTCAGTGACAATACATAAACTATTGGGAATATCAATAGTTCTTTCTCATCGCCGGTAGCCATTATCTCTCCATGCTTTAAGGTAGATCGGAATGACGGCCATTGGATCATCTGTGCCTGGAGCTGCGCCAGTGGAGTCAGAATGTACCATGTCTAGCAAAAGACTACTCAACGCCAAAGAGACCCGACATGATGAGAATATGAACAACAGTGAAAATGGAATGACAATCAAAGAAACAGATCGAGTGAACGCCTGCAACACGCCTTTTCCTGCTATATGAGAAAGGATTAAAGTCATGAAAGTGGATAAAAGATACATCGGGCGGGACCCCTTGGTCTTGTGTTTTGAGCAGACTGCGGCTCACAAAGAAGCATTTCGTACGCTTCTGATTTACGAGCCGAGCATTGCAAATCCTGCCTAATCTGCAGATGCTGTGAAAATAAAATACTATGATGCTGGCTCGGACAAGAGGTTTATGGGGTAAGGTTGGGAGGACCAGAAATTAAGGGGTCGGTCTCATTATTTCGTCGACCCGGCTCCCCACCCTCTTGCTTTCATGCTTTCTTCGATGGCTGTCCAGATATTCTCGACGACTTCACGATCGCGCCAGCGGCCGGCGCCATGGACACCGCCTTTCTCGTCCCATCGCTCGACGGCGAAGCTCTGCACGCCGCGGCCCCAGCCGCGGACTTCACGGGGGACGTCTTCACCGCGCCAGCCGACGTAGATGCCTGTGGCGTGCTTGAAAAGTTCGGGCGGGGAGGTCCACTTGTACGACTTGAACTGCCAGGTCTGGCCCGTTGTGAAAACGGCAACGAGACGGTTCCAGTAGTCCGGACGGAAGTTGGCGGTGCTGTCAACGAGGATGAAGCGGGTGGGTTTCTTGGAAGTTGCTCCGGGCGGAGAAGCGCCAAGTGGGCGAGAGGCGGACGTCGAGCCGGCCTCTGAGCGGAGGGGGCGGTAAATGTAGAGCAGGTTGTTGGAGGAGCTGGGCATGGCGAGGGTCGGGTGGTCCGGGGGCACGAAGACGCCGTCCTGCAGGAAGGAGCGGACGTTGGACATGCGGATCAGAGACGAGGCGGAGGgggagagaaggatgatcGGGTCTTGGTTCTTGGAGCTGCCGCTCTTTCGGGGCTGAGTCAGTCCCGCGGACGGGGCAGGCAGGACAGATTGCGGCTTGCTTCCGGGCTTAGCGCCGGGAGGGTACTGTCCTGTTCGTGAGCGGTTGCGCCCGAGGAAGGTCTCTGCTACTTTGCGAACGTGTGAAAAATCCTAGATTCCCCCGTTAGCATTGCCCTTCACTGGTCTGCTTCTCAAGCCGCCGGGGGCGCAGAACTCACGGTAGGCCTGATCCCCCGTAGGACACTATTCCGATCGCCCATCTTCCGTTCTCCATTGTAGATCTCTTGTAATCTGGGATCAATCGCCTTCGGCGCCCGTCCACCCTGAGCCGTCTGAGCACCACCAGACACTGCAGAGACAGCACCTGCAGCCCCAGGAGCAATCGCAGCAGACGCGTCCGCCGGAGCGGCAGAGGGCGCGGCCGCCGCCGCACCCTCAAGGGGTTTGATGTACTCGCTCTCATCCGACGCGCCTTCCAGCCAAGTGATGAGATCCAGCCGCTCGACGAAGACCAGATTctgcactttctcctctgGCTCGCCTTCCTTGCGCTCCTTTTGCTTCAGCGACTCGTTCAATTCCTGCGCCGAGGCGAT of Aspergillus fumigatus Af293 chromosome 2, whole genome shotgun sequence contains these proteins:
- a CDS encoding CDC73 C-terminal domain-containing protein, encoding MASVDPSLHDPLLALRRAIAAGSLPTPTTTSDLSDDNATEDLAKATHLYFRQPIPQTIPLTASTRFVSASSDSAVDLRSIFFAWQKKDVAIPEYIASAQELNESLKQKERKEGEPEEKVQNLVFVERLDLITWLEGASDESEYIKPLEGAAAAAPSAAPADASAAIAPGAAGAVSAVSGGAQTAQGGRAPKAIDPRLQEIYNGERKMGDRNSVLRGIRPTDFSHVRKVAETFLGRNRSRTGQYPPGAKPGSKPQSVLPAPSAGLTQPRKSGSSKNQDPIILLSPSASSLIRMSNVRSFLQDGVFVPPDHPTLAMPSSSNNLLYIYRPLRSEAGSTSASRPLGASPPGATSKKPTRFILVDSTANFRPDYWNRLVAVFTTGQTWQFKSYKWTSPPELFKHATGIYVGWRGEDVPREVRGWGRGVQSFAVERWDEKGGVHGAGRWRDREVVENIWTAIEESMKARGWGAGSTK